The Papaver somniferum cultivar HN1 unplaced genomic scaffold, ASM357369v1 unplaced-scaffold_107, whole genome shotgun sequence genome includes a region encoding these proteins:
- the LOC113327813 gene encoding putative disease resistance protein RGA3, whose amino-acid sequence MALEEILVNGANEILNKLLPVIGQQIGHAWGVKDDLRKLGKTLELIQALISDAEEKQITDATVRLWLKRLKDVVYDADDVMDEFCYETMRRFERGSKLKHKVRDFMSKSSNPLVFLFKMAGKIRAINKSLDEINNYRVRYTLNATAGTSEADQIRMQRDRLTASVVDDSVLLGREDATSEIVKMLTSRSLLPLSSSSTSAHCSSLKEQLSVVSIVGMGGLGKTSLAQLVYKDESIKTHFDKKVWLCVSNQFDVYRILKEILESLTDGSCRAPSNVDVLARQVKENLAGKKYLLVLDDLWNQDSEDWEKLHGVLVNGVEGSKILVTTRSQQVAFVVGGKVHNLQKLTDGDCWSIMQKRISLPIPPNMINIGRDIAKKCDGLPLAANFLGSLLHSKREERDWVSINDDKDLWLQPETTRLISILKLSYDNLVSPLKQCFSYCCLFPKDWQIERETLIRMWVAEGFIQSNGVNNISFEDIGNDYFELLLSKSFFQDRVKDELGVILSCKLHDIVHDLATSVIDREEYGILQLQDGTGDASKIRRLKLVFGEGSSFTITERLSKAKKLRTVVALAPRNCSQINSFLSKKRLRILCPLGDDWGSQICTSIPILKHLRYLDMSGCKIDPSHDVSLNPSYNLLTLVLRGCENTSVLLHNIKSLKCLRHLDLSHSDINLLPDSIVGLTNLQTLNLRRCSKFKELPEKIGLLIHLSFLDLSFTVIKKLPDSITCLGKLRILEFYCGYYLEALPSDFGVLTQLRRLDLESANIKELPESCTRTRCNLEIVKLGGNCKLPRDVHHWENLRHFTHRRMHDLMPRGIEKLIYLETLESYMVRNEEASQACSGSISHHHSGIEELASLNSLQELHIQRLENVRGGIEDAERAKLKDKTNLRELYLSWRLSNDDDDEDTEEGDDVEDDDMVIEGLQPHSNLKCLQIDGYSGFKLPKWMGSTSICLVPNLVSVVLKNCNRCEKLPPLGMLPCLRHLDIDRMKSVKCLGREFYYQQQQEEEQSSSSHDSTSTTSSLFPSLVRLRIMDMKNLEEWVSPPSSSFPLLEDLYMKDSPKLRSAPNSFPSLKVLGLYNTNGNAVNSILSASRVASLASLTYIDIYESPELIFFPLGALFQRNTPNLQSLLIRDCSELQGFRDEDDDGLNNNGNISLHKLEIVKCPALTSVPDLRLWTSLRELEINMCDKLKESIPYDLKTSLPFLKSLKVDFIQREDKRLGDPRNVGLINLMEK is encoded by the coding sequence ATGGCTTTGGAAGAGATCCTTGTTAACGGTGCGAATGAAATCCTGAATAAATTGCTCCCTGTTATTGGTCAACAAATTGGCCATGCGTGGGGTGTTAAAGACGACTTAAGGAAGCTTGGGAAAACCTTGGAGTTGATTCAAGCTTTAATTTCCGATGCTGAGGAGAAACAAATAACTGATGCTACTGTCCGTCTTTGGTTGAAAAGGCTCAAAGACGTTGTTTATGATGCAGATGATGTTATGGATGAATTCTGTTATGAAACCATGCGTCGTTTTGAAAGAGGAAGTAAGCTCAAGCACAAAGTACGCGACTTTATGAGTAAATCCTCCAATCCACTTGTGTTTCTCTTTAAGATGGCTGGTAAAATCCGAGCCATAAATAAAAGTTTAGATGAAATTAACAATTATCGAGTCAGATATACGTTGAATGCCACCGCTGGTACCTCTGAAGCCGATCAAATCAGAATGCAACGTGACCGGTTAACTGCATCAGTTGTAGATGATTCTGTACTACTAGGAAGGGAGGATGCAACATCAGAGATCGTCAAGATGCTGACGAGCAGATCGCTGCttccattatcatcatcatcaacatcagcaCACTGTTCTTCTCTTAAAGAGCAGCTTTCTGTCGTGTCCATTGTGGGGATGGGGGGTCTGGGTAAGACTTCATTAGCGCAGTTGGTATACAAAGACGAGTCAATTAAAACACACTTTGACAAAAAAGTGTGGCTCTGCGTATCTAACCAGTTTGATGTCTACAGAATCTTAAAAGAAATATTAGAGTCACTTACCGATGGCTCATGTAGGGCTCCATCGAATGTGGATGTGCTGGCGAGACAAGTTAAGGAAAATCTAGCTGGTAAGAAATACCTATTAGTACTGGATGATCTATGGAACCAGGACTCCGAAGATTGGGAAAAACTACATGGAGTCCTTGTCAATGGTGTCGAAGGCAGCAAGATATTAGTCACCACACGAAGCCAACAGGTTGCATTTGTTGTTGGAGGTAAGGTCcacaatttacaaaaattaacaGATGGTGATTGTTGGTCTATTATGCAGAAAAGAATTTCACTTCCAATTCCTCCAAATATGATAAATATTGGGCGGGACATAGCGAAGAAATGCGATGGCTTACCACTTGCGGCGAACTTTCTTGGAAGTTTATTACACTCGAAAAGAGAAGAAAGGGATTGGGTTTCAATCAATGACGACAAGGATTTGTGGCTTCAACCAGAAACCACAAGACTCATCTCAATCTTAAAACTGAGCTATGATAATTTAGTTTCTCCTTTGAAACAGTGTTTCTCATACTGCTGTTTATTTCCCAAAGACTGGCAAATCGAAAGAGAGACATTGATTCGTATGTGGGTGGCAGAAGGATTCATTCAGTCCAATGGGGTAAACAATATATCCTTTGAAGATATAGGAAATGATTATTTTGAGCTTTTGTTGTCGAAATCGTTTTTTCAAGATAGAGTGAAGGATGAACTAGGTGTTATTCTGAGTTGTAAGCTGCATGATATTGTCCATGATCTTGCAACAAGTGTTATTGATCGTGAGGAATATGGAATTCTGCAATTACAAGACGGGACTGGAGATGCTTCAAAAATTCGTCGTTTGAAACTGGTATTTGGTGAAGGGTCATCATTTACAATTACTGAACGGTTGTCCAAGGCGAAGAAATTGAGAACAGTTGTAGCTCTTGCTCCAAGAAATTGTTCACAAATTAATAGTTTCTTATCTAAGAAGCGTTTGCGCATATTATGTCCACTTGGTGATGATTGGGGTTCACAGATATGCACTTCGATTCCTATTCTTAAGCATCTTAGGTACCTAGACATGTCAGGCTGTAAAATTGATCCATCGCATGATGTGTCTCTGAATCCTTCTTATAATTTGCTGACATTGGTACTTCGTGGGTGCGAAAATACTTCCGTGCTTCTTCATAATATTAAGTCTTTGAAATGTTTGAGGCATCTCGATCTCAGTCACTCAGATATTAATCTTCTACCAGATTCCATCGTTGGCCTCACTAACTTGCAAACGTTGAATCTTCGCCGTTGTTCTAAGTTTAAAGAGTTACCTGAAAAGATTGGGTTGTTAATACATCTAAGTTTCCTTGATCTTTCATTTACAGTAATTAAAAAATTACCTGATTCCATTACTTGCCTCGGAAAATTAAGGATTCTGGAGTTTTATTGTGGTTATTATCTGGAGGCACTACCATCAGATTTTGGAGTATTGACACAATTACGGCGCCTTGATCTGGAATCTGCAAATATCAAAGAGTTGCCGGAATCATGCACAAGAACCCGCTGCAATTTGGAGATAGTGAAGCTTGGAGGTAATTGCAAACTTCCGAGAGACGTACATCATTGGGAAAACTTAAGACATTTTACACATCGCAGAATGCATGATTTAATGCCTAGAGGTATAGAAAAGTTAATTTACCTCGAAACATTGGAGTCATACATGGTGAGGAATGAAGAAGCATCTCAGGCATGCAGCGGAAGTATCAGTCATCATCACAGTGGGATAGAAGAGTTAGCATCTCTCAACTCCCTTCAGGAGTTGCATATACAAAGGTTAGAGAATGTGAGAGGAGGAATAGAAGATGCAGAGAGAGCAAAACTAAAGGATAAGACAAATTTGAGAGAGTTATATCTAAGTTGGAGATTatccaatgatgatgatgatgaggatactgaagaaggtgatgatgttgaagatgatgatatggTAATAGAGGGTCTTCAACCTCACTCAAATTTGAAATGTCTGCAAATAGATGGATACTCTGGTTTCAAGCTTCCGAAATGGATGGGTTCAACTTCTATATGCCTGGTCCCAAACTTGGTTTCAGTAGTTTTAAAGAATTGTAACAGATGTGAGAAGCTTCCGCCTCTAGGTATGCTCCCATGTCTTAGGCATCTTGATATTGATAGAATGAAGTCAGTCAAGTGTTTGGGTAGAGAATTTTATTATCagcagcaacaagaagaagaacaaagtagCAGCAGCCATGATTCTACAAGTACAACATCATCATTATTCCCTTCGTTGGTTCGTTTGAGAATCATGGATATGAAAAATCTAGAAGAGTGGGTTTCTCCTCCTTCATCTTCGTTCCCTCTCCTTGAGGACCTATATATGAAAGATAGCCCAAAATTGAGAAGCGCACCAAACTCGTTTCCTTCTCTCAAGGTATTGGGTTTATACAACACCAACGGCAATGCAGTAAACTCGATCTTATCCGCCAGCAGAGTAGCAAGTCTGGCCTCTCTGACATACATTGATATATATGAATCTCCAGAGCTGATATTTTTCCCACTCGGCGCGCTATTCCAAAGAAATACTCCGAATCTTCAGTCTCTACTAATAAGAGATTGCTCTGAGTTACAAGGTTTtcgtgatgaggatgatgatggtCTAAACAACAACGGCAACATTTCTCTCCACAAGTTGGAAATTGTGAAGTGCCCGGCTTTAACATCTGTACCGGATTTACGATTATGGACTTCTCTCCGGGAATTGGAGATAAACATGTGCGACAAATTGAAGGAGTCTATACCGTACGATCTCAAGACATCACTTCCCTTTCTTAAATCACTCAAGGTTGATTTTATTCAGAGAGAGGACAAACGGCTAGGAGACCCGCGTAATGTCGGCTTAATCAATTTGATGGAGAAGTGA